From a region of the Panicum virgatum strain AP13 chromosome 2K, P.virgatum_v5, whole genome shotgun sequence genome:
- the LOC120667077 gene encoding agamous-like MADS-box protein AGL29 yields the protein MVKGEKSKGRQKIEIKRIENEEARQVCFSKRRQGLFKKASELSILCGAMVGAIVFSPAGRSFSFGHPSIDEVISRFLSSVNPNGPAPGGPSHDNGGAVSDAVNKLNMELLELEQSLESEKKRKEMLQEATEKLKGERVMQWLNSNIFELGLDELQEFQKKLEEIHAVVREKVNRVLVEARTYTPAGSLPQPPMEVASTSQSANPLPSTAPGSSAAGFEINYPLLSGGVHGVGGLGNFPSNQNHG from the coding sequence ATGGTGAAGGGTGAGAAGTCCAAGGGAAGGCAAAAGATTGAGATCAAGCGCATCGAGAATGAGGAAGCACGTCAGGTATGCTTCTCCAAGCGCCGCCAGGGCCTGTTCAAGAAGGCCAGCGAACTGTCCATCCTTTGTGGCGCCATGGTTGGTGCCATTGTGTTCTCACCGGCTGGTAGGTCCTTCTCCTTTGGCCATCCCTCTATTGATGAAGTTATAAGCCGATTCCTCAGTTCGGTCAATCCCAATGGCCCTGCCCCGGGTGGTCCAAGCCACGATAATGGTGGGGCAGTGTCAGATGCTGTCAATAAGCTGAACATGGAGTTGTTAGAGTTGGAGCAGTCACTGGAGtctgaaaagaagagaaaggagaTGTTGCAAGAGGCAACTGAGAAGTTAAAGGGTGAACGTGTGATGCAGTGGTTGAATTCTAATATCTTTGAGTTGGGTCTAGATGAACTGCAAGAGTTCCAAAAGAAGCTGGAAGAAATACATGCTGTTGTCAGAGAGAAGGTCAATAGGGTACTGGTAGAAGCAAGGACGTACACTCCTGCAGGTTCCCTGCCACAACCACCTATGGAGGTAGCTTCGACCTCCCAGAGTGCCAATCCTTTGCCTTCCACAGCTCCGGGTTCAAGCGCTGCAGGATTTGAAATCAACTATCCCTTGCTTAGTGGTGGTGTCCATGGGGTTGGTGGCCTGGGGAATTTTCCCAGCAACCAGAATCATGGTTGA